A DNA window from Daucus carota subsp. sativus chromosome 3, DH1 v3.0, whole genome shotgun sequence contains the following coding sequences:
- the LOC108210615 gene encoding probable isoaspartyl peptidase/L-asparaginase 2, whose translation MGGWAIVVHGGAGVDPNLPAERQEEAKQLLTHCLNLGISALRSSLPAIDVVELVVRELETNPFFNSGRGSALTEKGTVEMEASIMDGNGRRCGAVSGVTSVKNPISLARLVMDKSPHSYLAFSGAEAFAKKHDMEMVDNEYFITEDNKGMLKQAKEANTILFDYRVPLDSCGAGVESPIVMNGLPISVYAPETVGCAVVDSQGRCAAATSTGGLMNKMMGRIGDSPLIGAGTYACDLCGVSCTGEGEAIIRGTLARDVAAVMEYKGLGLQEAVDFVVKERLDEGKAGLIAVSKTGEVAYGFNCVGMFRGCATEDGFMEVGIWE comes from the exons ATGGGTGGTTGGGCTATTGTTGTACATGGTGGCGCCGGCGTCGACCCAAACCTCCCGGCTGAGCGTCAGGAAGAGGCTAAACAGCTTCTCACTCATTGTCTCAATCTCGGCATTTCTGCTCTGCGCTCCTCCCTCCCTGCTATCGATGTCGTCGAGCTCGTT GTGAGAGAATTGGAAACAAATCCATTCTTCAATTCGGGGCGTGGATCTGCCCTGACTGAGAAAGGAACGGTGGAGATGGAAGCGAGTATTATGGATGGGAATGGCAGACGCTGCGGTGCAGTTTCTGGCGTTACCAGCGTTAAGAATCCCATCTCACTTGCCCGTTTGGTCATGGACAAGTCGCCCCACTCTTATCTCGCCTTTTCTGGTGCTGAAGCATTTGCCAAAAAACAT GACATGGAAATGGTGGATAATGAATACTTCATTACTGAGGACAACAAGGGCATGCTAAAACAGGCAAAAGAAGCCAACACCATCCTG TTCGACTACAGAGTCCCGTTGGATTCCTGTGGCGCGGGCGTGGAGAGTCCGATTGTGATGAATGGGCTCCCTATTAGCGTCTATGCGCCAGAGACTGTTGGCTGTGCTGTGGTGGACAGCCAAGGCCGGTGTGCAGCTGCTACATCCACTGGTGGCCTCATGAACAAGATGATGGGGCGAATTGGTGATTCCCCTCTAATTGGTGCTGGAACCTACGCATGTGATTTATGCGGGGTCTCTTGCACTGGGGAAGGCGAGGCCATCATACGTGGAACTCTGGCACGTGATGTTGCTGCAGTGATGGAGTACAAAGGGTTGGGCCTGCAAGAAGCAGTGGACTTTGTGGTGAAAGAAAGGCTCGACGAGGGGAAGGCCGGACTAATAGCAGTGTCCAAGACTGGAGAAGTGGCGTATGGATTCAATTGTGTAGGAATGTTTAGAGGATGCGCAACTGAGGATGGGTTCATGGAAGTCGGCATTTGGGAATAG